In the Nicotiana tabacum cultivar K326 chromosome 16, ASM71507v2, whole genome shotgun sequence genome, one interval contains:
- the LOC142170327 gene encoding uncharacterized protein LOC142170327 produces the protein MLLQLADQIVKSPSGILDDVLVQVGKFVFPVDFVILDCRVDEEIPIILDRPFLDTGRVLIDCEIGELKMRLNNEEITFNVQKSMRQPSEFGNCSLIDVVDVVLEEEDEALNNKTL, from the coding sequence ATGTTACTACAGCTGGCCGACCAAATAGTGAAGAGTCCCTCTGGTATTCTTGATGATGTATTAGTACAGGTTGGGAAGTTTGTGTTCCCTGtagattttgtcattcttgacTGTCGGGTTGACGaggaaattcccataattttggatAGACCATTCTTGGACACTGGGAGAGTTTTAATTGATTGTGAAATTGGAGAGCTCAAAATGAGATTAAATAACGAAGAGATAACATTCAACGTGCAGAAATCTATGCGACAACCAAGTGAATTTGGAAATTGCTCTCTAATAGATGTCGTGGATgtagttttggaggaggaagatgaggcATTGAATAATAAGACCCTCTAG